CCGCGACAAGCTGGCTCGTGGCCTGCCGCCGGCGCCCGCGGGCAGCGTGATCCCCGTCGCGGCTCCCGCCCCCAAGTGACCGCCCCTCCGCAACTGATGCTCTCTACCCTGGCGCCTGCCAAGATCAACCTGCACCTGCACGTCACCGGCCGCCGGGATGACGGCTATCACCTGCTCGACAGCCTGGTGGTTTTCGCCGGGGCGGGAGACAGGGTGGCGGTCGATCCGCGTCCGGCGCCTGCGGGAACGCCCACCGGTTTCGACCTCGAAGGCCCCTTCGCCGCGGCACTCGGTGACACGGCGCCGGCCGACAATCTCGCCATGCGCGCCGCCACGGGGCTCGCCGCCCGGCTCGGCCGGCCGCTGCCGGCCCGGATCCGGCTCGACAAGCATCTGCCGGTCGCAAGCGGCATCGGCGGCGGCTCCAGCGATGCCGCAGCCGTGCTGCGCCTGCTGGGCCATGCCTGGGGCGCCGGGGCGGACGACCTTCAGGCCGTGGCCGAAGGCCTGGGAGCCGACGTACCGATGTGTGTCACCGCCACACCCTGCCGCGTGACCGGGGTGGGCGAGGTGGTCGCACCGCTTGACGTGCCGGCCGCGGCCGCCTTCGCAGGCCTGCACATCCTGCTGGTCAACCCGTTGGTGCCGCTGTCGACGCCGGCGGTGTTCCGCGCCCGCGCCGCCGCCGGCGCCGGCTTCACGCCCGCGGCCCGGCTGCCGGCCCCGGACACCGCCGATATCGGCGCATGGCTGGCGGCGCTCGGGGCGGCCGGCAACGACCTCTCGGGCGCCGCCCGCGGCCTGGTTCCCGAAATTCCCGAGGCAGAGGCGGCACTTGGCCGGCTGGCGGGGGCATGTTTCACGCGCATGTCCGGATCGGGCGCCACCTGCTTTGCGCTCTTCACCGAAGCCGCTGCCGCGGAAGCCGCCCGGAGCCTGATCTCGACAGCCCGCCCCGGCTGGTGGACGGCCACCGGCCCGCTGCTCGCCGGCCCGCCCGAAATCCGTGAAACCCCCGCCCGATCCGGTTGAAAGCCGTCCGGGTCCGTACTATGTTGCAGCCCGCGCGATGGGGCGTGGCCAAGCGGTAAGGCAACGGGTTTTGGTCCCGTGATCCCAGGTTCGAATCCTGGCGCCCCAGCCAGCGTCTCTATGCCGGCAGAACTGAGCTTTCTGCATATGATTGCGTTCTGCGTCGCCGCATTACAGGCCCGTCACATGATCCGGGTCGGAGACGACATTCGGACGTTCCGCAGGATTTTACTGATCAGAACGGCAGCCGGTACGCGGCGCGTGCACGGCCTTGCCCCGCTGCGCACACATACCGACGGCAGATTGCCATACCGGTAAACCGAGCGCATCGGAGCGGTTAAACATCTTGGGCAAGAAGGCACAGAGGCCTTTACACCTGCTGGTAACATCGTTGGTT
The DNA window shown above is from Tistrella mobilis and carries:
- a CDS encoding 4-(cytidine 5'-diphospho)-2-C-methyl-D-erythritol kinase, with the protein product MLSTLAPAKINLHLHVTGRRDDGYHLLDSLVVFAGAGDRVAVDPRPAPAGTPTGFDLEGPFAAALGDTAPADNLAMRAATGLAARLGRPLPARIRLDKHLPVASGIGGGSSDAAAVLRLLGHAWGAGADDLQAVAEGLGADVPMCVTATPCRVTGVGEVVAPLDVPAAAAFAGLHILLVNPLVPLSTPAVFRARAAAGAGFTPAARLPAPDTADIGAWLAALGAAGNDLSGAARGLVPEIPEAEAALGRLAGACFTRMSGSGATCFALFTEAAAAEAARSLISTARPGWWTATGPLLAGPPEIRETPARSG